In the genome of Candidatus Tanganyikabacteria bacterium, the window CCGACCCGCGATGCCCGGTCGGGCCTCCCGCCATGGCGAGTCCCGAGAATGTCCGGAGGTTTTGCGTAGGGAATTGGCCTAAGCTTGTGCCTCATGACCAAGTGCATGCCGCTCGCCGTCGCCGCCCTCCTCGCGAATGCCATGCCGGCCGCGGCCCAGGAGGCGACCGCGTCGGCCCAGGCCACCCCCGAGCAACCCACGGTGCCGCCCGGTGGACCCGCGCCGTCCGCCGACGTGCCGGCGACGCCGGCCCATGCGGCGGGCTCCCGGACAACCGCGCTGCCGGCCGAGGTGGGCGTCCTG includes:
- a CDS encoding MotA/TolQ/ExbB proton channel family protein produces the protein MTKCMPLAVAALLANAMPAAAQEATASAQATPEQPTVPPGGPAPSADVPATPAHAAGSRTTALPAEVGVL